A genomic stretch from Leptospira andrefontaineae includes:
- the rpoB gene encoding DNA-directed RNA polymerase subunit beta has translation MYGQVERKRVNFGKITNLDYLPNLIQIQKKSFDWFLQSEVKDPTKRKNQGLEAVFRETFPIESPNNDMVMEYSHYVLGDAKKSPQECKDTDATFALPLKAVIRLIIKETGEIREQVVYMGDLPVMTEQGTFIINGAERVVVSQLHRSPGIFFSYDEERDTYSARVIPYRGSWLEFEMDNKGILVAKIDRKKKFPATLLVKSLGHGTNEEILRLFYKSSKAKIGGASTKELKRLIGRRVIADVINMETGEVMLDAGSKINEDNISILKEMKVKEVELVEYPKDKDNPVLVNCLEKDGVNDYEDAVLKFHGIMRQGEPSTIENAEAELNRLFFSPKSFDLGDVGRYKINSKFEFNNPKEFTSAIERVLRPADIIETVRYLLNLISETENYYPDDIDHLGNRRIRSVGELIANQLKVGFTRVERVIKERMTVQEVGTQTPQLLISIKPITAVINEFFGSSQLSQFMDQTNPLAELTHKRRLNALGPGGLSRDRAGFEVRDVHYSHYGRMCPIETPEGPNIGLILSMSSYARVNDYGFLETPYRVVKNSKVSNNIEYLTADKEEYHSIAVSSSPVDEKGEFKNKLISTRHRSDYPFRNPNEIQYMDLAPMQVVSVSTALIPFLEHDDANRALMGSNMQRQAVPLLRQEAPFVGTGMETRAAYDSRICIISRHEGVVTYVDAEKVVIERKGGKESDTYDLTKFKKTNQGTCFNQTPVVGVVHSEIDGKVTKVSKEKIEVTADNGNVREYNLISGNKQYQPIVSNGEEVRRGTTIAGQIVSGERMDENGNILQKGTVLADGPAVDNGTLALGRNVLVAFMPWEGYNFEDAILISEKVVKDDIFSSIHIEEFEIQARETKLGQEQITRDIPNLSDKAFRDLDETGVIRVGAEVKPGDILVGMVTPKGETDLTPEYKLLHSIFGEKAKEVRDSSLRMPNGFEGTVIDIKRFSREKGDELPAGVEEMVKVFVARKRKLLVGDKMAGRHGNKGVVARIMAEEDMPYMEDGTPMDIVLNPLGVPSRMNLGQIFETQLGLAASKLGINFETPVFDGATEADVEKYCKEANLPLSSKFKLYDGRTGLPFMNEVFCGYIYMLKLAHLVDDKIHARSTGPYSLVTQQPLGGKAQFGGQRLGEMEVWALEAYGASHTLQELLTIKSDDMLGRARIYEAIVKGIHSIKPGIPESFNVLVQELRGLALDIVITDSEGNSVDISDYEDEYSKSKKKIKFETIENA, from the coding sequence ATGTACGGTCAAGTAGAAAGAAAACGGGTAAACTTCGGTAAGATCACCAATTTGGATTACCTTCCTAACTTGATTCAGATTCAGAAGAAGTCATTCGATTGGTTTCTTCAATCCGAAGTTAAGGATCCCACTAAAAGAAAAAATCAGGGACTAGAAGCGGTTTTTAGAGAAACCTTCCCTATTGAAAGTCCGAACAACGACATGGTGATGGAATACAGTCACTATGTTTTAGGAGACGCTAAAAAATCTCCTCAAGAATGTAAGGACACAGATGCTACTTTCGCTCTTCCTTTAAAAGCGGTTATTCGACTCATTATCAAAGAAACCGGAGAGATCCGTGAGCAGGTCGTCTATATGGGCGATCTTCCTGTAATGACCGAGCAGGGAACTTTTATTATCAATGGAGCTGAGCGTGTTGTAGTTTCTCAGCTTCACCGTTCACCAGGTATCTTCTTCTCTTATGACGAAGAAAGAGATACTTACTCCGCCAGAGTGATCCCTTATCGCGGATCCTGGTTGGAATTCGAAATGGACAATAAGGGGATCTTGGTCGCTAAAATTGACCGTAAGAAAAAATTCCCTGCAACTCTTCTTGTTAAGTCTTTAGGGCACGGAACAAACGAAGAGATATTACGTTTATTTTATAAATCCTCCAAAGCAAAAATCGGAGGAGCTTCTACGAAGGAACTCAAACGTCTGATCGGACGTAGAGTGATCGCGGATGTGATCAATATGGAAACCGGAGAGGTAATGCTTGATGCCGGTTCCAAGATCAACGAAGATAATATCTCCATCTTAAAAGAGATGAAGGTGAAGGAAGTTGAACTCGTAGAATATCCAAAAGATAAGGATAATCCTGTTTTAGTTAACTGTTTGGAAAAAGACGGAGTCAACGATTACGAAGACGCAGTTCTTAAATTCCACGGTATCATGAGACAGGGTGAACCTTCTACGATCGAGAACGCAGAAGCGGAATTGAATCGTCTATTCTTCTCTCCTAAATCTTTTGATTTGGGTGATGTTGGTCGTTATAAGATCAATAGCAAATTCGAATTCAATAACCCTAAAGAATTCACGAGCGCAATAGAAAGAGTTCTTCGTCCTGCAGATATCATCGAGACTGTACGTTACCTTCTCAACTTGATCTCTGAAACTGAGAACTACTATCCGGACGATATTGACCACTTAGGTAACCGTCGTATTCGTTCTGTTGGTGAGTTGATCGCTAACCAATTGAAAGTTGGTTTCACTCGTGTAGAAAGAGTGATCAAAGAAAGAATGACTGTTCAAGAAGTTGGAACTCAAACACCACAACTTCTGATCTCCATTAAACCGATCACTGCAGTTATCAATGAGTTCTTCGGATCCAGCCAATTGTCCCAGTTTATGGACCAGACAAACCCTCTGGCAGAGCTCACTCACAAACGTCGTTTGAACGCTTTAGGACCTGGTGGTCTTTCCAGAGATAGAGCAGGATTCGAAGTGCGTGACGTTCACTATAGCCACTATGGCCGTATGTGTCCGATTGAAACTCCTGAAGGTCCAAACATTGGACTCATTCTCTCTATGTCTTCATATGCGAGAGTGAACGATTATGGATTCTTAGAAACTCCTTACAGAGTAGTAAAAAACAGCAAAGTATCCAATAACATAGAATACTTAACCGCAGATAAGGAAGAATATCATTCTATCGCGGTATCTTCTTCTCCTGTAGATGAGAAGGGAGAGTTTAAAAATAAACTTATCTCTACTCGTCATAGATCGGATTACCCTTTCCGCAACCCGAACGAGATCCAATACATGGATTTAGCTCCGATGCAGGTGGTATCCGTTTCTACTGCGCTGATCCCATTCTTAGAGCATGATGACGCGAACCGTGCGCTCATGGGTTCTAACATGCAACGTCAGGCGGTTCCTCTTCTTCGCCAAGAGGCTCCTTTCGTTGGAACCGGAATGGAAACTCGTGCAGCATACGATTCTCGTATTTGTATCATCTCCAGACATGAAGGTGTGGTTACATACGTAGATGCGGAGAAGGTGGTAATCGAGCGCAAGGGCGGAAAAGAGTCCGACACTTACGATCTTACTAAATTCAAGAAGACCAACCAAGGTACTTGTTTCAACCAGACTCCGGTTGTTGGAGTGGTTCACTCTGAGATCGACGGTAAAGTTACTAAAGTCAGCAAAGAGAAAATCGAAGTGACTGCGGATAACGGAAACGTTCGCGAATACAATCTGATCTCCGGCAATAAACAATACCAACCAATCGTTTCTAACGGCGAAGAAGTTCGCAGAGGAACTACTATCGCAGGACAAATCGTTTCCGGCGAAAGAATGGATGAGAACGGTAACATTCTACAAAAGGGAACTGTTCTTGCTGACGGTCCTGCGGTAGACAATGGAACTCTCGCACTTGGACGTAACGTTCTTGTGGCATTCATGCCTTGGGAAGGTTACAACTTCGAGGATGCGATCCTAATTTCCGAGAAAGTTGTAAAAGACGATATTTTCTCTTCTATCCACATCGAAGAGTTCGAGATCCAAGCAAGAGAAACCAAACTTGGACAAGAACAAATCACAAGAGATATTCCGAATCTTTCGGACAAAGCTTTCCGTGATCTAGATGAAACCGGTGTGATCCGTGTTGGTGCAGAAGTAAAACCGGGAGATATCCTGGTAGGTATGGTGACTCCTAAAGGAGAAACTGATCTAACTCCTGAATACAAACTTCTTCACTCTATCTTCGGAGAAAAAGCGAAGGAAGTAAGAGATTCTTCTCTTCGTATGCCGAACGGTTTCGAAGGAACTGTAATCGATATCAAACGTTTCTCACGCGAGAAGGGAGATGAACTTCCTGCCGGCGTAGAAGAAATGGTGAAAGTTTTCGTAGCTCGTAAACGTAAACTTCTGGTCGGAGATAAAATGGCAGGACGCCACGGTAACAAGGGTGTCGTTGCACGTATCATGGCAGAAGAAGACATGCCTTACATGGAAGACGGTACTCCAATGGATATCGTTCTGAACCCGTTAGGTGTTCCTTCTCGTATGAACCTCGGACAGATTTTCGAAACTCAACTCGGACTTGCTGCAAGCAAACTGGGAATCAATTTCGAAACTCCAGTTTTCGACGGAGCTACAGAAGCGGATGTAGAGAAGTATTGCAAAGAAGCAAATCTTCCTCTCAGCTCTAAATTCAAATTATACGACGGACGTACCGGATTACCTTTCATGAACGAGGTATTCTGTGGTTACATCTACATGTTGAAACTCGCTCACTTGGTGGACGACAAGATCCACGCTCGTTCTACCGGACCTTACTCTTTGGTTACTCAACAACCACTCGGAGGAAAGGCTCAGTTCGGTGGTCAGCGTTTGGGAGAGATGGAGGTTTGGGCTCTCGAAGCTTATGGCGCATCTCATACTCTTCAGGAACTTCTTACCATCAAGTCGGACGATATGCTCGGAAGAGCAAGAATCTACGAAGCTATCGTTAAAGGGATCCATTCCATTAAACCTGGAATTCCGGAATCCTTCAACGTATTGGTGCAGGAACTCAGGGGTCTTGCATTGGATATCGTTATCACTGACTCGGAAGGTAACAGCGTTGATATCTCCGACTACGAAGACGAATATTCCAAGAGCAAGAAGAAGATTAAGTTCGAAACGATCGAGAACGCCTAA
- the rplL gene encoding 50S ribosomal protein L7/L12 has product MSTTEALLEQLGKLTLVEAADLVKKMEEKFGISAAAPVAVAAAAPAGGAAAAADEPASFNVVLKGFGDKKIEVIKVVREITGLGLKEAKDLVEAGGKSVKDGVAKAEADDIKKKLEAVGAQIELKAV; this is encoded by the coding sequence ATGTCTACCACTGAAGCGTTATTAGAGCAACTTGGCAAACTTACCCTTGTGGAAGCAGCCGACCTAGTTAAAAAAATGGAGGAGAAGTTCGGAATTTCCGCAGCGGCTCCAGTAGCAGTAGCTGCAGCAGCACCAGCAGGTGGAGCAGCAGCGGCAGCAGATGAGCCTGCTTCCTTCAACGTTGTATTGAAAGGTTTCGGCGATAAAAAAATCGAAGTTATCAAGGTTGTTCGCGAGATCACTGGTCTTGGCTTGAAAGAAGCAAAAGATCTAGTAGAAGCTGGCGGAAAGTCTGTTAAAGACGGCGTTGCGAAAGCAGAAGCTGACGACATTAAAAAGAAATTAGAAGCTGTCGGAGCTCAAATCGAACTTAAGGCTGTCTAA
- the rplJ gene encoding 50S ribosomal protein L10, whose translation MPSQEKIEAVAELKGRLEKRSDFILASYSGLTVEEITNLRAKLRKEGSEMKVIKNNLFLLALKESEKHKDKNIAFGSEYQGPLAAIFSDANLPNAAKVLKEFAKTNKNLILKAGYLDGSVLDGEGVEAIAGLPSREQLLAQIAGGINGPARSIASGLNQIIAGLARAIQAAAEKNNQ comes from the coding sequence ATGCCCAGCCAGGAAAAAATTGAAGCAGTTGCCGAATTAAAAGGCAGATTAGAAAAACGTAGCGACTTTATCCTAGCCAGCTACAGCGGACTCACAGTAGAAGAGATCACAAATCTTCGCGCGAAACTTCGTAAAGAAGGATCCGAGATGAAAGTGATCAAGAACAATCTCTTTCTACTCGCACTTAAAGAATCCGAGAAGCATAAGGATAAGAACATCGCCTTTGGATCCGAATATCAAGGACCTCTAGCGGCGATTTTCTCTGATGCAAACCTTCCGAATGCAGCGAAGGTCCTAAAAGAATTCGCAAAGACGAATAAGAATCTTATTCTGAAAGCGGGATACTTGGACGGATCCGTTCTAGACGGAGAGGGCGTGGAAGCAATCGCAGGTCTTCCTTCGAGAGAGCAACTATTGGCTCAAATCGCGGGCGGTATCAATGGTCCGGCAAGAAGTATCGCTTCTGGTCTGAACCAAATTATCGCAGGACTCGCACGTGCTATCCAAGCAGCGGCAGAGAAGAACAATCAGTAA
- the rplA gene encoding 50S ribosomal protein L1: protein MKRGKKYRAAKEKVDATKVYPIDKAVELAQATSYSKFDGTIEISTKVNYKSLQNVRGTISLPHGTGKLVRVLVFCKGDKQNDAKNAGAEFVGDMDLIEKVAGGWTDFDACVATPDMMKEVGKLGPILGRKGLMPKPKAGTVTNDVAKAVGELKSGRIEYRPDKGGVVHLGVGKVSFDHTKLVENIRTVVQTLLRDKPSDAKGDYLKTFSVSPTMGAGVKVDVKELVNTSI, encoded by the coding sequence ATGAAACGCGGAAAAAAATATCGCGCGGCTAAAGAGAAAGTCGACGCAACTAAAGTTTATCCGATCGATAAAGCTGTAGAATTAGCTCAAGCTACTTCTTACTCTAAGTTCGACGGAACGATAGAAATCTCTACGAAAGTAAATTATAAATCTCTCCAAAACGTGAGGGGAACTATTTCTCTTCCTCACGGAACCGGTAAACTGGTTCGGGTTCTTGTTTTCTGCAAAGGAGACAAACAAAACGACGCGAAAAACGCAGGTGCGGAATTCGTGGGCGATATGGACCTGATCGAGAAAGTTGCCGGCGGTTGGACCGACTTCGACGCTTGCGTTGCTACTCCTGATATGATGAAGGAAGTAGGTAAACTGGGACCGATCTTAGGACGTAAAGGTTTAATGCCTAAGCCTAAGGCTGGAACAGTTACTAACGATGTAGCGAAAGCAGTTGGCGAACTAAAATCAGGACGTATCGAATATCGTCCGGACAAAGGCGGAGTCGTTCACCTAGGTGTTGGTAAAGTCAGTTTTGATCATACCAAATTAGTAGAAAACATTCGTACAGTAGTTCAAACTCTTCTCCGAGATAAACCTTCGGATGCAAAGGGTGATTATCTGAAAACTTTCTCCGTTTCCCCAACGATGGGTGCCGGTGTGAAAGTAGACGTTAAGGAACTGGTCAACACATCCATTTAA
- the rplK gene encoding 50S ribosomal protein L11, producing MAAKKVVKQIKLQVEAGKANPAPPVGPALGQAGLNIMEFCKQFNERSKSQIGYKLPVVITVFSDRSFTFITKSPPAALLVKKAIGLESGSATPHTTKVGKISRKQLEEIAKTKMEDLNANDLDAAVQIIAGTCRSMGVTVEG from the coding sequence ATGGCAGCAAAAAAAGTAGTAAAGCAGATTAAGCTCCAGGTTGAAGCCGGTAAGGCCAACCCTGCTCCTCCAGTCGGACCGGCTCTCGGTCAGGCAGGATTGAACATCATGGAGTTCTGCAAGCAGTTCAACGAAAGAAGTAAGTCCCAAATCGGGTACAAACTTCCTGTTGTAATCACAGTATTCTCCGACAGGAGTTTTACATTCATTACCAAGTCTCCTCCGGCAGCTCTTCTTGTTAAGAAAGCGATCGGATTAGAGTCTGGTTCCGCAACTCCTCATACCACTAAGGTTGGGAAGATTTCTCGTAAGCAATTAGAAGAAATTGCTAAAACCAAAATGGAAGACTTAAACGCGAACGATCTGGACGCAGCTGTTCAAATTATCGCTGGAACTTGTCGTTCTATGGGCGTTACGGTAGAGGGTTAA
- the nusG gene encoding transcription termination/antitermination protein NusG, with protein sequence MADLKWYALQTYSGHENKVQKNLEKLIQQRKLEEKISQVRIPTMEVAEMKNGKKKVTKKKLMPGYVLVEMDMDEDLRFMIQSLPSVSTFVGSKDGGPEPLSVDEVKNLFAETGEFQSEEPVTPRLLFKVGDSLKIIDGPFANFTGVVDEIFPDKGRLRVKVEIFGRSTPVELDYLQVKTEP encoded by the coding sequence ATGGCTGATTTGAAATGGTATGCGTTACAGACTTATTCCGGTCACGAGAATAAGGTCCAGAAAAATCTGGAAAAGCTGATCCAACAGCGTAAGCTGGAGGAGAAGATTTCTCAAGTGCGTATTCCTACCATGGAAGTCGCCGAGATGAAGAACGGCAAAAAGAAGGTCACTAAGAAGAAACTTATGCCGGGCTATGTTCTTGTTGAAATGGATATGGACGAAGACCTTCGCTTCATGATCCAAAGTCTTCCTTCTGTTTCTACTTTTGTAGGATCAAAAGACGGAGGACCTGAACCTCTTTCCGTAGATGAAGTGAAAAATCTTTTCGCGGAAACCGGAGAGTTCCAATCTGAGGAGCCAGTTACTCCTAGATTGTTGTTTAAAGTGGGAGATAGCCTGAAGATTATCGATGGCCCTTTCGCGAATTTTACTGGAGTCGTAGACGAGATCTTCCCGGACAAAGGAAGACTCAGAGTGAAGGTAGAGATTTTCGGACGCTCTACCCCTGTGGAATTAGATTATCTACAGGTCAAAACCGAACCTTGA
- the secE gene encoding preprotein translocase subunit SecE, producing the protein MKFGAFIQECREELKKVQWPNRQEVMQSTIVVLVTVLFFSAFLFFSDTAFVKLLTGFWNL; encoded by the coding sequence GTGAAGTTTGGCGCATTTATACAAGAATGTAGAGAAGAACTAAAAAAAGTTCAGTGGCCGAATAGACAAGAGGTGATGCAGTCCACCATCGTAGTTCTAGTCACAGTGTTATTTTTCTCTGCTTTCCTATTCTTTTCGGATACTGCGTTTGTGAAGCTTCTTACCGGATTCTGGAATCTGTAA